One window of the Rosa rugosa chromosome 3, drRosRugo1.1, whole genome shotgun sequence genome contains the following:
- the LOC133738469 gene encoding uncharacterized protein LOC133738469: MQSARKTTPFRSIFDAGALKSELENSGIKPSFMPYIWKQVIQNPSAQLDQIPSLPSAAYPLLNSKFKTLTSSVHSATDSSDHLTTKLLIKLQNGALVEAVIMRYDSSLGKHNGKSHHGGARSTLCVSSQVGCKMGCTFCATGSMGFKSNLTSGEIVEQLVHASRISPIRNVVFMGMGEPLNNYNALVEAIRVMTGLPFQLSPKRITVSTVGIIHAINKFHNDLPGLNLAVSLHAPVQEIRCQIMPAARAFPLVKLMDSLQQYQKNSQQKIFIEYIMLDGVNDEEEHAHQLGKLLDTFQVVINLIPFNPIGSLSKFKTTAEEKVSVFQKILRGTYGIRTTVRKEMGQDISGACGQLVVNLPNKRSSDNAVPLTDIEDLQVR, from the exons ATGCAAAGTGCTCGCAAAACGACGCCGTTCCGGTCGATTTTCGACGCCGGAGCTCTGAAATCAGAGCTGGAAAACTCCGGGATCAAGCCCAGCTTCATGCCCTACATATGGAAGCAGGTGATCCAAAACCCCTCCGCCCAACTCGACCAAATCCCCTCCTTGCCCTCCGCCGCATACCCCCTTCTGAACTccaaattcaaaaccctaacctCCTCCGTCCACTCCGCCACCGACTCCTCCGACCACCTCACCACCAAGCTCCTCATCAAGCTCCAG AACGGCGCTCTGGTGGAGGCCGTGATCATGAGGTACGATAGCAGCTTGGGGAAGCACAATGGCAAGTCCCACCACGGCGGCGCAAGGTCCACATTGTGCGTGTCGTCTCAG GTTGGTTGTAAAATGGGTTGCACGTTCTGTGCCACTGGGAGCATGGGGTTTAAGAGCAATTTGACCTCTGGGGAGATTGTGGAGCAGTTGGTTCATGCTTCTCGCATTTCGCCTATACGCAATGTTGTTTTCATG GGAATGGGGGAACCGTTGAATAACTATAATGCCTTAGTTGAAGCGATTCGTGTCATGACTGGATTACCATTTCAGCTGTCGCCAAAGAGAATCACAGTGTCAACG GTTGGTATTATTCATGCTATCAACAAATTCCATAATGATCTCCCTGGACTGAATTTAGCAGTTTCACTGCATGCACCTGTCCAAGAAATTCGTTGTCAGATAATGCCTGCAGCTCGGGCCTTTCCCTTAGTAAAACTTATGGATTCACTGCAACAATATCAAAAGAACAG TCAGCAGAAAATTTTCATTGAATACATAATGCTTGACGGAGTGAACGATGAAGAAGAACATGCGCACCAGCTTGGGAAATTGCTAGATACATTTCAAGTG GTAATTAATTTAATACCTTTTAACCCAATTGGTAGTCTGAGCAAATTCAAAACCACTGCCGAAGAAAAAGTATCTGTTTTTCAGAAGATTCTAAGAGGTACGTATGGCATCCGAACAACCGTTCGCAAGGAAATGGGTCAGGACATAAGTGGAGCGTGTGGTCAGTTGGTGGTGAACCTACCCAATAAGAGGTCAAGTGACAACGCAGTTCCTCTAACTGATATAGAAGATCTTCAGGTCAGATAG
- the LOC133740571 gene encoding eukaryotic peptide chain release factor subunit 1-3-like, translated as MSDGQETDKNIEIWKIKKQIKELEAARGNGTSMISLIIPPRDQISRVTKMLGEEFGTASNIKSRVNRQSILGAITSAQERLKRYNKVPPNGLALYTGTIVTDDGKEKKKTVAIEPFRPINASLYLCDNKFHIEALNELLESDDKFGFIVMDGNGTLFGTLSGNTREVLHKFSVDLPKKHGRGGQSALRFARLRMEKRHNYVRKTAELATQFYINPATSQPNVSGLILAGSADFKTELSQSDMFDPRLQAKILNVVDVSYGGENGFNQAIELSAEILSNVKFIQEKKLIGKYFEEISQDTGKYVFGVDDTLKALEMGAVEILIVWESLDINRYELKHSSTGEIIVKHLNKEQENNQSNFRDAETNAELEVQDKMSLLEWFANEYRRFGCSLEFVTNKSQEGSQFCRGFGGIGGILRYQLDMRSFDEFSDDGEVYDDSE; from the coding sequence ATGTCGGATGGTCAGGAGACTGATAAGAACATTGAGATATGGAAGATCAAGAAGCAGATCAAGGAACTTGAAGCTGCAAGGGGTAATGGCACCAGCATGATTTCTCTTATCATCCCTCCCCGTGATCAAATATCTCGTGTTACTAAGATGCTTGGCGAAGAGTTTGGAACTGCTTCAAATATTAAGAGTAGGGTGAATCGTCAATCCATTCTAGGGGCCATTACGTCTGCTCAGGAGCGGCTCAAGCGTTACAATAAGGTTCCTCCAAATGGGCTTGCTCTATATACAGGAACAATTGTTACTGATGATggcaaggaaaaaaagaagacagTTGCTATTGAGCCTTTCAGGCCTATTAATGCGTCTCTTTACCTCTGTGATAACAAGTTCCATATTGAAGCTCTGAATGAACTCTTGGAATCTGATGACAAATTTGGTTTCATTGTCATGGATGGTAATGGGACTCTTTTTGGGACACTAAGTGGCAACACAAGGGAGGTGCTTCATAAATTTAGTGTTGACCTGCCAAAGAAACACGGAAGAGGAGGACAATCAGCTCTTCGTTTTGCTCGTCTCCGAATGGAGAAGCGTCACAACTATGTTAGGAAGACAGCAGAGCTTGCCACACAGTTTTATATTAACCCTGCCACCAGCCAGCCGAATGTTTCAGGATTAATACTTGCTGGATCAGCTGACTTCAAAACTGAGCTTAGTCAGTCAGATATGTTTGATCCTCGTCTGCAGGCCAAAATTCTGAATGTGGTGGATGTTTCTTATGGAGGAGAGAATGGCTTTAATCAGGCTATTGAGTTGTCAGCAGAGATCCTGTCCAATGTGAAGTTCATACAGGAGAAGAAGTTGATTGGAAAATACTTTGAGGAGATTAGTCAGGATACTGGCAAGTATGTTTTTGGTGTAGATGACACACTCAAAGCTTTGGAGATGGGCGCTGTTGAGATACTTATTGTGTGGGAAAGTCTGGACATCAATAGGTATGAGCTAAAACATAGCAGTACTGGGGAGATCATTGTGAAGCATTTGAACAAGGAGCAGGAGAACAATCAGAGCAACTTTCGTGATGCTGAGACCAATGCAGAATTAGAGGTTCAGGACAAGATGTCACTATTGGAGTGGTTTGCTAATGAGTACAGGCGGTTTGGGTGTTCTCTTGAGTTTGTGACCAACAAATCACAAGAGGGGTCACAGTTCTGCCGAGGCTTTGGAGGGATTGGAGGAATTCTCCGCTACCAGCTTGACATGAGGTCTTTCGATGAGTTTTCTGACGATGGTGAAGTTTATGATGATTCTGAATAG
- the LOC133737109 gene encoding F-box/LRR-repeat protein At3g59190-like: MNCKRIESTRFCDLPDEVLEHILSFLTIEDLARVGCVSKRYSKLHPSTQSLSLDESTDASIFTCDQRKRLLGSLERVLIRRGCNKLQCFRFSWCYHDHDEGKPESCCPKDLNSWMVKFIDNVVRCNVEELHLKINQGITQAAYVEFPVVRCKSLKHLSVKGMKTNIKTPLSSASFSNLERLELTLVCIPDEGIFKWISHSCKCIKELRLEDIYDFQNNSATIESPSLKSFTFILNKDYNLSNYNLYVTCEKLEDACILLGKPCYTGKYGGALLFSAPSLKNLKWTGHVMMFQNLSEVMSLEKAEIELDPGVKFDDVFNLFHGIRSVKVLDLSERTMKCLCEGDLTAEQLQLHNVCCLRIRGLSLMDDDVHAMVSLLKRMPNLATLRIEAGRTGSRYRSSSYGNMSIWELQKLALHNLKEVTIQLSSGNNGISFTQYLLHHGLQLQKMVIYYLPEQSYEVRRYKWPRTSNAKVVFL, encoded by the coding sequence ATGAACTGCAAGCGAATCGAGTCAACCAGATTTTGCGATCTTCCAGATGAAGTTCTGGAACACATTCTTTCCTTCCTTACCATTGAAGACCTCGCTCGAGTCGGTTGTGTTTCGAAAAGATACAGCAAACTTCATCCATCAACTCAGTCATTAAGTTTAGATGAATCCACTGATGCAAGTATTTTCACATGTGACCAGCGGAAACGACTATTGGGTTCCTTGGAGAGGGTCTTGATTCGACGTGGATGTAATAAGCTACAATGCTTTCGGTTTTCTTGGTGCTATCATGATCACGATGAAGGCAAACCAGAAAGCTGCTGCCCCAAGGACCTGAATTCGTGGATGGTCAAGTTTATCGACAATGTGGTAAGGTGTAATGTTGAAGAGCTTCATCTTAAGATAAACCAAGGTATTACACAGGCAGCATACGTGGAATTTCCTGTTGTTCGTTGCAAATCGTTAAAGCATCTATCTGTCAAGGGCATGAAAACAAATATTAAAACACCCCTTAGCTCCGCTTCTTTTTCTAATCTCGAACGCTTGGAGTTGACACTAGTTTGTATACCAGATGAGGGGATTTTCAAATGGATCTCACATTCTTGCAAATGCATCAAGGAATTACGGTTGGAAGACATATATGATTTTCAGAATAACAGTGCTACCATTGAAAGCCCATCTTTGAAATCGTTTacttttattttgaataaggaTTATAATTTATCCAATTACAATCTCTATGTCACCTGTGAGAAACTTGAAGACGCATGCATCCTTTTGGGGAAGCCGTGCTACACAGGTAAATATGGTGGAGCGCTATTATTTTCTGCACCAAGTCTTAAAAATTTGAAATGGACTGGACACGTGATGATGTTCCAAAACTTGAGCGAAGTCATGAGTTTAGAAAAAGCTGAGATTGAGCTAGATCCCGGGGTGAAGTTTGACGATGTATTCAATCTGTTTCATGGTATTCGAAGTGTTAAAGTTCTGGATTTATCCGAAAGGACCATGAAGTGTCTGTGCGAGGGAGATTTAACGGCAGAACAACTACAACTACATAATGTTTGTTGTTTAAGAATTCGTGGTTTAAGCTTAATGGATGACGATGTCCACGCTATGGTCTCCCTTTTAAAAAGAATGCCAAACTTGGCTACTTTGCGCATAGAGGCTGGCCGGACTGGAAGCAGATATAGATCATCATCTTATGGCAATATGTCAATCTGGGAGTTGCAAAAGCTTGCTTTACATAACCTAAAGGAGGTGACAATACAGCTTTCCAGTGGAAATAATGGAATCAGCTTTACACAATATCTCCTCCATCACGGTCTACAATTGCAGAAAATGGTCATCTATTATTTACCGGAGCAATCTTATGAAGTCAGGAGGTACAAATGGCCAAGGACTTCGAATGCTAAAGTTGTCTTTCTGTAA
- the LOC133736917 gene encoding uncharacterized protein LOC133736917: MSSRRGFSNMRAKGSLHPPNAMRKRGKQKAGGRTVADEYEDELPEKLTQVPHPCPSGPISTYLVEGLYEKRGDKREETLTFMIEGLNRNLSKNLLEEKFATFLYRCLNSVKKGSTKEVNNSFHVIGLLATIVGCEDKLSEIYRELLPVLSGALKSGSTTIKILDCLAIVAFFGATNPDETESAMRIIWEYLNPESGYDVNTKNNSAELLVAAVYAWLFLLSSMEGFRLSYTYWKGAISYFANLLDHDNKLVCGAASEALALIFETGSLEKFWNEENGSSPSYSQMQQSLGAHLLKKVKCAYKNLQTENNADKIRNVVRYFESSHVLAESLVVKGKVLTLSSWYQIIQLQFLKRFLADGFKKHMEENEKLQNLFEFDPRKSKNLGPELYVATTDKIYVRFFMPEERDQYMLTKEQRKKDRLRRSSIVDKAKTQLMTKHRLLSKELKSCDYD; encoded by the exons ATGAGTAGTCGTCGTGGGTTTTCGAACATGAGAGCAAAAGGTAGTCTTCATCCTCCAAATGCCATGAGGAAAAGAGGCAAACAAA AAGCTGGAGGAAGAACTGTTGCTGATGAGTATGAGGATGAGTTACCGGAAAAACTGACTCAGGTTCCTCATCCCTGCCCCTCGGGGCCAATTTCTACTTACTTAGTAGAAGGGTTATATGAGAAAAG GGGAGATAAGCGAGAGGAGACACTAACCTTTATGATTGAAGGCTTAAATAGAAACCTAAGCAAAAACTTGCTGGAAGAGAA gTTTGCTACCTTTCTATACAGATGCTTGAACTCTGTGAAGAAAGGTTCTACCAAGGAGGTGAATAATTCATTTCATGTGATAGGCTTGCTGGCAACAATAGTTGGTTGTGAAGATAAACTCTCTGAAATATATAGAGAGTTGCTTCCTGTACTTTCCGGAGCTCTGAAATCTGGGTCCACAACAATAAAG ATATTGGATTGCTTGGCTATTGTTGCTTTCTTTGGTGCAACCAATCCAGATGAAACAGAGAGTGCCATGCGTATTATATGGGAGTACCTCAATCCCGAGTCGGGTTATGAT GTCAACACAAAAAATAATTCAGCGGAGTTACTAGTTGCCGCAGTATATGCTTGGTTGTTTCTTCTTTCAAGCATGGAGGGATTTAGACTCAGCTACACCTACTGGAAAGG GGCCATTTCATACTTCGCAAATTTACTAGATCACGACAACAAATTAGTATGTGGAGCAGCTAGTGAAGCATTAgctttaatttttgaaactggCTCTCTTGAAAAGTTCTGGAATGAAGAAAATGGTTCAAGCCCCAGTTATTCACAAATGCAACAATCACTTGGAGCCCATCTTTTAAAGAAAGTTAAATGTGCTTACAAAAATCTACAAACTGAGAATAATGCAGACAAAATTCGCAATGTTGTAAGATATTTTGAG AGTTCTCATGTCCTGGCAGAATCTTTAGTGGTCAAAGGGAAAGTACTAACGTTGTCATCATGGTATCAAATAATTCAG CTGCAGTTTTTGAAGAGGTTTCTAGCTGATGGATTTAAAAAACATATGGAG GAAAATGAGAAGCTTCAGAATTTGTTCGAGTTCGATCCACGTAAAAGCAAGAATTTAGGTCCAGAGTTGTATGTGGCTACTACTGATAAG ATCTATGTGCGCTTCTTTATGCCTGAAGAAAGAGATCAATACATGCTAACGAaggaacaaagaaagaaagacaggCTTCGG AGGAGCTCCATTGTAGACAAAGCCAAGACACAATTGATGACAAAACATCGTTTGTTGTCGAAG GAACTAAAAAGCTGCGACTATGATTGA
- the LOC133738115 gene encoding uncharacterized protein LOC133738115, translating into MSRRDGRDSDSRRHRSRFDREPSPKRYRRDEQDNKDRVFEKSNLEGAKKTDQEVQDQKQRRRLQDALPLESPLGSDAKVESGAPRKESDTKPSGHQELTKNSSDATEAPRSRSYFQKHDERGGAGQAVRSSGRGSTSEHGRRRDSKDHHDDKTVSKTTNDSRLRNEKPNGDENRTWRHDRYSEMEADLPAARKRPAFREKKVPLESENTEKTAVETAKSSHPDRSMEGSRKKEERGDNRRHFDRSEKQFGGDRARYKGEAQRGAFPSRERYTNGGAGRNYRGRDRFGERQGYHSTGGRVEKWGHDLYHEANRSPTPKNEEDQIAKVEALLAS; encoded by the exons ATGTCCCGACGAGACGGTCGCGATTCTGATTCCAGACGACACCGTTCCAGGTTCGACAGGGAACCCAG TCCCAAGAGGTATAGGAGGGATGAGCAAGACAACAAAGATAGAGTCTTCGAGAAGAGTAATTTGGAGGGTGCAAAGAAGACTGACCAGGAGGTCCAGGATCAAAAGCAGCGCCGCAGGCTGCAAGATGCATTGCCGCTCGAGTCCCCATTAGGATCCGATGCCAAGGTGGAAAGTGGGGCTCCCAGGAAGGAGTCTGATACGAAACCCAGTGGACATCAAGAGCTAACCAAAAACTCCTCTGATGCAACTGAAGCACCCCGGTCTCGATCTTATTTTCAG AAGCATGATGAGCGTGGTGGTGCCGGGCAAGCTGTTCGAAGCTCTGGTCGTGGTTCAACTTCTG AACATGGACGCCGGAGGGATTCAAAGGATCACCATGATGATAAGACAGTGAGCAAAACAACTAATGATTCACGGCTAAGAAATGAGAAACCTAATGGTGATGAAAACAGGACCTGGCGTCATGATCGTTACTCAGAAATGGAGGCTGATCTACCAGCTGCAAGGAAAAGACCCGCTTTCAGGGAGAAGAAAGTTCCACTGGAGTCTGAAAATACTGAAAAAACAGCAGTAGAGACTGCAAAGTCAAGCCATCCTGACCGTTCGATGGAAGGAAGTAGAAAGAAGGAGGAAAGAGGTGACAACCGACGCCACTTTGATAGATCTGAGAAGCAATTTGGAGGAGACAGGGCGCGTTACAAGGGAGAAGCGCAGAGAGGTGCCTTTCCTTCAAGAGAAAGGTACACCAATGGTGGTGCTGGCCGCAACTATAGAGGAAGAGATAGATTTGGTGAGAGGCAGGGGTATCATTCTACTGGTGGTCGTGTTGAGAAATGGGGACATGATTTATATCATGAGGCTAATAGGAGTCCAACACCAAAAAATGAAGAGGATCAAATTGCGAAGGTAGAAGCACTTTTGGCTTCATAG